The following are from one region of the Sandaracinus amylolyticus genome:
- a CDS encoding LolA family protein translates to MNRRSVLFAVPVALATLALPLQPHAGAQERVTADVVAARVQQFYEQTRTVQARFQQHFWNRVYARTQSSRGRVSIGRPGRIRFDYDQPSGKVLVSSDGEWTMYEPGDEGGAGQYARGSSAAASQSAFGFLMGTADLRQFRRSLRARASSDPPNTDALELTPRRADPHYRRIVVHVDNQPASLGVVRRVSIEDPDGNWNRFDFSELRFNREIGADTFRFTPPAGAREIGGGAARATGPRVESAPVIE, encoded by the coding sequence ATGAATCGACGATCCGTCCTGTTCGCCGTTCCCGTCGCGCTCGCCACGCTCGCGCTCCCCTTGCAGCCGCACGCCGGCGCGCAGGAGCGCGTGACCGCCGACGTGGTCGCGGCGCGGGTGCAGCAGTTCTACGAACAGACGCGCACCGTGCAGGCCCGCTTCCAGCAGCACTTCTGGAACCGCGTCTACGCGCGCACGCAGAGCTCGCGCGGTCGCGTCTCGATCGGCCGCCCCGGGCGCATCCGCTTCGACTACGACCAGCCGAGCGGCAAGGTGCTCGTCAGCAGCGACGGCGAGTGGACCATGTACGAGCCGGGCGACGAGGGCGGCGCCGGGCAGTACGCGCGCGGCAGCAGCGCCGCTGCGAGCCAGAGCGCGTTCGGGTTCCTGATGGGCACCGCGGACCTGCGTCAGTTCCGCCGCTCGCTGCGCGCACGCGCGAGCTCGGACCCGCCGAACACCGACGCGCTCGAGCTCACGCCGCGCCGCGCCGATCCCCACTACCGGCGCATCGTCGTGCACGTCGACAACCAGCCCGCGTCGCTCGGTGTGGTGCGCCGCGTGAGCATCGAAGATCCCGACGGCAACTGGAACCGCTTCGACTTCAGCGAGCTGCGCTTCAACCGCGAGATCGGCGCGGACACGTTCCGCTTCACGCCGCCCGCGGGCGCGCGCGAGATCGGCGGCGGCGCCGCGCGCGCGACGGGACCGCGCGTCGAGTCGGCGCCGGTGATCGAGTGA
- a CDS encoding HAD family hydrolase codes for MSSIECIVLDFDGTFTRVDEEAAPFVEAFRTGISEHLSPERAARWDEAAKIVQADPDRYGWEYEGVIVAPSHADPYIRCTTIGQLLLAEEGHSPGRRTEILQGLYKHAYPLSRTVFRPDAKMVVEALVASGVPLFVVSNSATEHVRAKIDALDPIGKSAIRVRGDARKFVIHEPEKAHPLFSALPETMELPGLGRPIHLRRGFYFEALRKIWEETGAGPETTMVCGDIFELDLAMPARLGARVHLVARPETPEYERRAVRGMPGGSASQDLGGLLLQLELPG; via the coding sequence ATGAGCAGCATCGAGTGCATCGTCCTCGACTTCGACGGGACGTTCACGCGCGTCGACGAAGAGGCCGCGCCCTTCGTGGAGGCGTTCCGCACAGGGATCTCCGAGCACCTCTCGCCGGAGCGCGCGGCGCGCTGGGACGAGGCGGCGAAGATCGTCCAAGCCGATCCCGATCGCTACGGCTGGGAGTACGAGGGCGTGATCGTCGCGCCGTCGCACGCCGATCCCTACATCCGGTGCACCACGATCGGTCAGCTGCTGCTCGCGGAGGAAGGGCACTCGCCGGGGCGTCGCACCGAGATCCTGCAGGGGCTCTACAAGCACGCGTACCCGCTCTCGCGCACGGTGTTCCGGCCCGACGCGAAGATGGTCGTCGAGGCGCTGGTCGCGAGCGGCGTTCCGCTCTTCGTGGTGTCGAACTCGGCGACCGAGCACGTGCGCGCGAAGATCGACGCGCTCGATCCGATCGGCAAGAGCGCGATCCGCGTGCGCGGTGACGCGCGCAAGTTCGTGATCCACGAGCCCGAGAAGGCGCACCCGCTCTTCAGCGCGCTGCCCGAGACGATGGAGCTGCCCGGCCTGGGCCGACCGATCCACCTGCGTCGCGGCTTCTACTTCGAGGCGCTGCGGAAGATCTGGGAGGAGACCGGCGCGGGCCCCGAGACGACGATGGTCTGCGGCGACATCTTCGAGCTCGATCTCGCGATGCCGGCGCGGCTCGGCGCGCGCGTGCACCTCGTCGCGCGGCCCGAGACGCCGGAGTACGAGCGGCGCGCGGTGCGCGGCATGCCGGGCGGCAGCGCGAGCCAGGATCTCGGCGGACTGCTGCTGCAGCTCGAGCTTCCTGGCTGA
- a CDS encoding aromatic ring-hydroxylating oxygenase subunit alpha, whose translation MNERRLPVLDPTRDPAANLYDHFPSGWFDLARSNELDGGRVLTRRLAGRDVVLYRTEFGVPCAVSPHCPHMGAHLGCGGKVSGESIVCPFHAFEFDREGRCTKTGYGTPPPPRARLTTYAVHEIHGCVFVWHGAAGEAPTFRIPHLDDAHDGSMPMLDRVFELRGHPQETSENSVDVGHFGPVHGYSNVKIVEPLRVDGASLTTTYSMDRPMIPGRPKLGSVHAVFQIHVHGLGYSMVEVKVPSLGFESRHYVLATPTERERVRLRVGFSVRRGTLRLPFASRIARDLVEAVFMQVGIRVFAHDVGQDFEIWKNKRYVHPPQLAVGDGPVGTYRRWARQFYPVNGAPSSSTEDIAAE comes from the coding sequence ATGAACGAGCGTCGCTTGCCTGTTCTCGATCCGACCCGCGATCCCGCGGCGAACCTCTACGATCACTTCCCGAGCGGCTGGTTCGATCTCGCGCGCTCGAACGAGCTCGACGGTGGTCGCGTGCTGACACGACGGCTCGCGGGACGCGACGTCGTCCTCTACCGCACCGAGTTCGGCGTCCCGTGCGCCGTCTCGCCGCATTGTCCGCACATGGGCGCGCACCTCGGCTGCGGTGGAAAGGTCAGCGGCGAGAGCATCGTGTGCCCGTTCCACGCGTTCGAGTTCGATCGCGAAGGGCGCTGCACGAAGACCGGCTACGGCACGCCGCCTCCGCCGCGCGCGCGATTGACGACGTACGCGGTGCACGAGATCCACGGCTGCGTCTTCGTGTGGCACGGCGCGGCCGGGGAAGCGCCGACGTTCCGCATCCCGCACCTCGACGACGCGCACGACGGCTCCATGCCGATGCTCGATCGCGTGTTCGAGCTCCGCGGTCATCCCCAGGAGACGAGCGAGAACAGCGTCGACGTCGGGCACTTCGGTCCGGTGCACGGCTACTCGAACGTGAAGATCGTCGAGCCGCTGCGCGTCGACGGCGCGTCGCTGACGACGACGTACTCGATGGACCGCCCGATGATCCCGGGGCGCCCGAAGCTCGGCTCGGTCCACGCGGTGTTCCAGATCCACGTGCACGGCCTCGGGTACTCGATGGTCGAGGTGAAGGTGCCCTCGCTCGGCTTCGAGTCGCGTCACTACGTGCTCGCGACACCGACCGAGCGCGAGCGCGTGCGGCTGCGCGTCGGGTTCTCGGTGCGTCGTGGCACGCTTCGTCTGCCCTTCGCGAGCCGCATCGCGCGCGACCTCGTCGAGGCGGTGTTCATGCAGGTCGGCATCCGCGTGTTCGCGCACGACGTCGGGCAGGACTTCGAGATCTGGAAGAACAAGCGCTACGTGCACCCGCCGCAGCTCGCGGTGGGCGACGGCCCGGTCGGGACCTACCGGCGGTGGGCGCGGCAGTTCTACCCGGTGAACGGCGCGCCCTCGTCGAGCACCGAGGACATCGCCGCGGAGTGA
- a CDS encoding helix-turn-helix domain-containing protein has product MALSPFTPAPDIERFLGAPADLVLVRRSFAFWESRERVHGTVMWGRPTELDVEEMCGVWDAHVRSPRGSDPTLTDIRGLESIDVLAFDRLLRVFAEHRAVWTARTGPQAILHGGGFSGAVILGALQLVGQGYRIGAFDSARAALAWLGAPQVEDDFELLRASLVEAPDIVRRVRVTLDDQPHALSARDLARKLGLSVRSLQRHLAAAGTSIREERIRHVVARAERLLEGTELDLAAIAAMLGLGSAARLVTLFRSVRDTTPGAFRRERAPRPRDP; this is encoded by the coding sequence ATGGCGCTTTCCCCGTTCACGCCTGCGCCCGACATCGAGCGCTTCCTCGGAGCGCCCGCCGATCTCGTGCTCGTGCGGCGCAGCTTCGCCTTCTGGGAGTCGCGCGAGCGCGTGCACGGCACCGTCATGTGGGGCCGCCCGACCGAGCTCGACGTCGAGGAGATGTGCGGCGTGTGGGACGCGCACGTGCGCTCGCCGCGCGGATCCGATCCGACGCTGACCGACATCCGCGGGCTCGAGTCGATCGACGTGCTCGCGTTCGATCGACTCCTGCGCGTCTTCGCCGAGCACCGCGCGGTGTGGACCGCGCGCACCGGGCCGCAAGCGATCCTCCACGGTGGCGGCTTCAGCGGCGCGGTGATCCTCGGCGCGCTGCAGCTCGTGGGGCAGGGCTATCGCATCGGCGCGTTCGACTCGGCGCGCGCCGCGCTCGCGTGGCTCGGCGCGCCGCAGGTGGAGGACGACTTCGAGCTGCTGCGCGCGTCGCTCGTCGAAGCCCCCGACATCGTGCGCCGCGTGCGCGTCACGCTCGACGATCAGCCACACGCGCTCTCCGCGCGCGACCTCGCGCGCAAGCTCGGGCTCAGCGTGCGCTCGCTGCAGCGTCACCTCGCCGCGGCGGGCACCTCGATCCGCGAAGAGCGAATCCGCCACGTCGTCGCGCGCGCCGAGCGCTTGCTCGAGGGCACCGAGCTCGACCTCGCCGCGATCGCCGCGATGCTCGGTCTGGGATCCGCCGCGCGGCTCGTGACGCTGTTCCGCAGCGTGCGCGACACGACGCCGGGCGCGTTTCGTCGCGAGCGTGCTCCGCGCCCTCGGGACCCCTGA